Proteins encoded in a region of the Planococcus shixiaomingii genome:
- a CDS encoding AbrB family transcriptional regulator has translation MKVFLKTAGIAFASGWLFYEVGMFLPWLLGPMFVLLLLNQFTAIKLHWPKILRTTGLVLLGVQIGSSFTKDAVVLMWFDLPYMAFMTFTIVALSLLLGLLFKRMANESLATSLLGSIPGGLSQMVVIAEEVDSANVTVVTMMQTIRIFMVVSIVPFFAVFLVGREASELTQQTFLFSWMPFLAVIFAGLGVYWLMKKIGFPAAEVLAPIFTMALVQTVTGQYLIQMPYWLVALAQVFIGANLGLQMEQVREKMNWRMGMAIVVNNVLLIGFSVLIAYLLAVWLPEYIFLDFFLSAAPGGMAEMAITALAAGADVALITSFHLFRLFFILLMAAPIIAFVVKKLDAKT, from the coding sequence AAGTGGGCATGTTTTTGCCGTGGCTGCTCGGCCCAATGTTTGTCTTATTGCTGTTAAATCAATTCACCGCCATCAAGCTGCATTGGCCGAAAATTTTGCGGACAACCGGCTTGGTGCTGCTCGGTGTACAAATCGGCTCTTCATTTACAAAAGACGCGGTTGTCTTAATGTGGTTTGATTTGCCGTATATGGCGTTTATGACGTTCACAATTGTGGCGCTGTCCTTGCTGCTCGGCTTATTATTCAAGCGGATGGCTAATGAAAGCCTGGCGACGAGCTTGTTGGGTTCCATCCCGGGTGGCTTGTCGCAAATGGTGGTCATTGCAGAAGAAGTGGATTCGGCCAATGTCACTGTTGTCACGATGATGCAGACGATTCGCATTTTCATGGTCGTCTCAATCGTGCCGTTTTTTGCTGTCTTTTTAGTTGGCAGGGAGGCGAGTGAACTGACGCAGCAAACGTTTCTCTTTTCCTGGATGCCATTTCTTGCCGTTATCTTTGCTGGGCTCGGCGTTTATTGGCTCATGAAAAAAATTGGTTTTCCAGCCGCTGAAGTGCTGGCGCCAATATTCACGATGGCACTTGTCCAAACGGTTACCGGCCAGTACTTGATCCAAATGCCGTATTGGCTGGTAGCACTAGCGCAAGTGTTTATTGGTGCCAATCTCGGTTTGCAGATGGAGCAAGTGCGGGAGAAGATGAACTGGCGCATGGGCATGGCGATTGTCGTCAACAATGTCCTGTTGATCGGTTTTTCGGTTCTCATCGCTTATTTGCTGGCTGTCTGGCTGCCGGAATACATTTTCCTCGACTTCTTCCTGAGTGCTGCACCCGGCGGCATGGCGGAAATGGCGATTACCGCACTCGCTGCTGGAGCGGATGTCGCGCTCATCACCAGCTTTCATTTGTTCCGGCTATTCTTCATTTTGCTGATGGCCGCACCTATTATTGCATTTGTGGTAAAAAAACTTGACGCTAAAACCTAA